In Amycolatopsis coloradensis, one genomic interval encodes:
- the vanA-Ao2 gene encoding D-alanine--(R)-lactate ligase VanA-Ao2 translates to MGRLKIGILFGGLSEEHPISIKSAREVQKNLDLEKYEPYYIGITQSGSWMLCDGPAEDWENGNVRPAVLSPDRGVHGLLVLDEGKYETIALDVVLPVLHGKFGEDGAMQGLLEISGIPYVGCDLPSSVMCIDKALTYSVVRGAGIATPTFYIVTPDNEVDPDQLNYPVFVKPARSGSSFGVSKVSAKEELPAALAEARQYDAKVLIEEAVIGSEIGCSILGNDEDLFAGEVDRVALTHGFFKIHQEKSPETGSENSSFIVPADIPDESRDLVQETAKVIYRALGCRGLARVDLFLKEDGSVVLNEVNTLPGLTSYSRYPRMMAAAGLSLGDVIDRLVKLTLAGRDE, encoded by the coding sequence ATGGGTAGGCTGAAAATCGGAATTCTGTTCGGCGGGCTTTCCGAAGAACATCCTATCTCCATCAAATCTGCGCGCGAGGTCCAGAAGAACCTCGACCTCGAGAAGTACGAGCCGTACTACATCGGCATCACCCAGAGCGGTTCCTGGATGCTCTGCGACGGCCCCGCCGAGGATTGGGAGAACGGGAACGTCCGCCCGGCCGTGCTGTCGCCGGACCGCGGGGTACACGGTCTGCTCGTACTGGACGAGGGCAAGTACGAGACGATCGCCCTCGACGTGGTGCTGCCGGTCCTGCACGGCAAGTTCGGCGAAGACGGCGCGATGCAGGGCCTGCTGGAGATCTCCGGCATCCCCTACGTCGGCTGTGACCTCCCGAGCTCGGTCATGTGCATCGACAAGGCGCTCACCTATTCCGTCGTCCGCGGCGCGGGGATCGCGACGCCGACCTTCTACATCGTCACGCCGGACAACGAAGTCGACCCGGACCAGCTGAACTACCCGGTCTTCGTGAAGCCCGCCCGCTCCGGCTCGTCGTTCGGCGTCAGCAAGGTCTCCGCGAAGGAAGAGCTGCCCGCCGCGCTGGCGGAGGCGCGCCAGTACGACGCGAAGGTCCTGATCGAAGAGGCCGTCATCGGCAGCGAGATCGGCTGCTCGATCCTCGGCAACGACGAAGACCTGTTCGCGGGCGAGGTCGACCGGGTCGCGCTGACCCACGGCTTCTTCAAGATCCACCAGGAGAAGAGCCCCGAGACCGGCTCCGAGAACTCGAGCTTCATCGTCCCCGCCGACATCCCGGACGAGTCGCGTGACCTCGTCCAGGAGACGGCCAAGGTCATCTACCGCGCCCTGGGCTGCCGCGGGCTCGCACGGGTCGACCTGTTCCTCAAGGAGGACGGGAGCGTGGTGCTCAACGAGGTCAACACCCTGCCCGGCCTGACCTCGTACAGCCGTTACCCGCGCATGATGGCCGCCGCCGGCCTCTCGCTCGGCGACGTGATCGACCGCCTGGTGAAGCTGACGCTGGCGGGCCGTGACGAATGA
- the vanX gene encoding D-Ala-D-Ala dipeptidase VanX: MKDDFVFVDEVVSGIRWDAKYATWDNFTGKPVDGYLVNRIVGTRAFCAALEKARDKAEELGFGLLLWDGYRPQRAVDRFMRWAEEPEDGRKKARHYPNIDRPQMFEKGYVATKSGHSRGSTVDLTLYHLDTGELADMGGDHDLMDVVSHHGAAGVTEEAAKNRAHLCAVMEGSGFSSYECEWWHYSLKDEPYPDTYFDFPIA, encoded by the coding sequence ATGAAGGATGATTTCGTCTTCGTAGACGAGGTCGTCTCCGGAATACGCTGGGACGCCAAGTACGCCACGTGGGACAACTTCACCGGCAAGCCGGTGGACGGGTACCTGGTGAACCGGATCGTCGGCACGCGGGCGTTCTGCGCGGCGCTGGAGAAGGCGCGGGACAAGGCCGAGGAGCTCGGCTTCGGGCTGCTCCTGTGGGACGGGTACCGCCCGCAGCGCGCCGTGGACCGCTTCATGCGCTGGGCGGAAGAGCCCGAAGACGGCCGGAAGAAGGCCAGGCACTACCCGAACATCGACCGGCCTCAGATGTTCGAAAAGGGCTACGTGGCCACCAAGTCGGGCCACAGCCGCGGCAGCACCGTGGACCTGACGCTCTACCACCTGGACACCGGCGAACTCGCCGACATGGGTGGTGACCACGACCTGATGGACGTCGTCTCGCATCACGGGGCGGCGGGCGTCACGGAAGAGGCCGCGAAGAACCGCGCGCACCTGTGCGCGGTCATGGAGGGATCGGGCTTCAGCTCGTACGAGTGCGAGTGGTGGCACTACAGCCTGAAAGACGAGCCCTACCCGGACACTTATTTCGATTTCCCCATCGCGTAG
- a CDS encoding winged helix-turn-helix transcriptional regulator, which produces MQVVDGLHRLKAARVRGDTKISARFIDGAESDAFVLAVEANIRHGLPLSLADRKRAAVQIIGTHPQWSDRRVASATGISAGTVADLRRRGGEGGNGARIGRDGRIRPVDSSERRKLAADLIRNDPGLSLRQVAKQVGISPETVRDVRGRLERGESPTPDGSRRLRTKPDPLSLTETDLGHSLDRERLTVLERLKADPALRLSEVGRILLRMLAMHSMDGQEWERILHGVPPHLYGVVAGFARDHARVWAGFADHLESRATDLAAR; this is translated from the coding sequence ATGCAGGTGGTCGATGGCCTGCACCGGCTGAAGGCGGCACGAGTACGAGGCGATACGAAAATCTCCGCGAGGTTCATCGACGGCGCCGAGTCCGACGCCTTCGTTCTCGCGGTGGAAGCGAACATCCGGCACGGTCTGCCGCTTTCCCTGGCGGATCGGAAACGGGCGGCCGTCCAGATCATCGGGACACATCCGCAGTGGTCCGATCGGCGGGTGGCTTCGGCGACCGGCATTTCCGCGGGAACCGTGGCGGACCTGCGCAGGCGGGGCGGCGAAGGCGGAAATGGCGCCAGGATCGGGCGGGACGGGCGGATCCGGCCCGTCGACAGCTCGGAGCGGCGGAAGCTCGCCGCCGATCTGATCCGCAACGATCCCGGTCTTTCACTGCGTCAGGTGGCCAAGCAGGTCGGCATCTCCCCGGAGACGGTCCGGGACGTACGCGGCAGGCTGGAGCGTGGGGAAAGCCCGACCCCGGACGGGAGCAGGAGACTGCGCACGAAGCCGGATCCGTTGAGCCTGACGGAAACCGACCTCGGTCACTCGCTGGACCGGGAACGGCTCACCGTGCTGGAGCGGCTCAAGGCCGACCCGGCGCTGCGGTTGAGCGAGGTCGGCCGGATCCTGTTGCGCATGCTCGCCATGCACTCCATGGACGGGCAGGAATGGGAACGGATCCTGCACGGTGTCCCGCCGCACCTGTACGGCGTGGTCGCCGGATTCGCCAGGGATCACGCCCGGGTCTGGGCGGGGTTCGCGGATCACCTGGAGAGCCGGGCGACCGATCTGGCCGCACGGTGA
- a CDS encoding prephenate dehydrogenase, with protein MTIEKALVVGTGLIGTSAALSLREKGVTVHLTDIDEHAVRVARELGAGREWTGEEVDLAVIAVPPHLVGERLAALQKQGAARAYTDVASVKAGPIADAERLGCDLISYVPGHPLAGRERSGPAAARTGLFAGRPWALCPGVETGAEALRLTCELVSLCGAEAVTVGAAEHDSAVALVSHAPHVAASAVAASLANGDDVALRLAGQGLRDVTRIAAGNPLLWRKILAGNALPVAAVLDRIAADLAAAASALRAGDLDDVTDLLRRGVDGHGRIPAGPAGR; from the coding sequence GTGACCATCGAGAAGGCGCTCGTCGTCGGCACCGGCCTGATCGGCACGTCGGCCGCGTTGTCCCTGCGGGAAAAGGGTGTCACGGTCCATCTCACCGACATCGACGAACACGCCGTACGAGTGGCGCGGGAGCTCGGCGCCGGCCGCGAATGGACCGGTGAGGAAGTGGATCTGGCGGTGATCGCCGTCCCGCCGCACCTCGTGGGGGAGCGGCTGGCCGCACTCCAGAAGCAGGGCGCGGCGCGGGCGTACACCGACGTCGCCAGCGTCAAAGCCGGTCCGATCGCCGACGCGGAGCGGCTCGGCTGCGACCTGATCTCCTACGTGCCAGGGCATCCGCTCGCGGGACGGGAGCGATCGGGTCCGGCCGCGGCCCGCACCGGCCTGTTCGCGGGCCGTCCGTGGGCGCTGTGCCCCGGCGTCGAAACCGGCGCCGAGGCACTACGGCTGACCTGCGAACTGGTGTCGCTGTGCGGGGCCGAGGCCGTCACCGTCGGCGCGGCCGAGCACGACTCGGCGGTGGCGCTGGTGTCGCACGCCCCGCACGTGGCCGCCTCGGCGGTGGCGGCGAGCCTGGCGAACGGCGACGACGTCGCTTTGCGCCTCGCCGGGCAGGGGTTGCGTGACGTCACCCGCATCGCGGCCGGAAATCCTTTGCTGTGGCGGAAGATCCTCGCCGGGAACGCGCTGCCGGTGGCGGCGGTCCTCGACCGGATCGCGGCCGATCTCGCCGCGGCGGCCTCGGCGCTGCGGGCGGGCGACCTGGACGACGTGACGGATCTGCTGCGGCGCGGGGTGGACGGCCACGGCCGGATCCCCGCCGGTCCGGCCGGGCGATAG
- a CDS encoding ABC transporter ATP-binding protein, whose protein sequence is MEVMLRFGASPKSDDDPDPWSNRVRPGTVRRVLAYFRPHVGKVAIFVLIAAMEAFVVVATPLLMKELIDGGILKNDFGVVILMAVLTAGLAVAGALLSLLSAYVSAKIGEGVTYDLRVQALDHVRRLPIAFFTRTQTGVLVGRLHTELIMAQQAFGHLLMAATSVVTVLLVLAELFYLSWLVAVVTLVLVPLFVIPWIWVGRIIQRRTGTLMETNAGLGGLLHERFNVQGAMLSKLFGRPDEEMADYRKRAGKIRNIGVSISIWARMSFAMMALMASIATAVVYGVGGGLVIEGAFQLGTLIAIATLLGRLFGPITQLSGLQETAQTVVVSFARIFELLDLKPLIQERPDAKELEKSKAPGIEFDDVVFRYPTADEVSLASLEHLRTKRENGDKTADVLRGISFEAPAGTLTALVGPSGAGKSTITHLVSRLYDPNAGAVRFDGHDLRDLSFDSIRGTVGVVSQDAYLFHDTIRENLLYARPTATEEELVEACKGAQIWDLIQSLPRGFDTVTGDRGYRMSGGEKQRLAIARLLLKAPTVVVLDEATAHLDSESEAAVQRALKTALRDRTSLVIAHRLSTIREADQILVIDGGTVRERGTHDELLARGGLYSELYHTQFARPEHNAPKPEPEEDEFDEEPLDTVVYGG, encoded by the coding sequence ATGGAAGTAATGTTGCGCTTCGGGGCGTCGCCCAAGAGCGATGACGACCCCGATCCCTGGTCGAACCGGGTCCGTCCGGGGACGGTGCGCAGAGTCCTCGCGTATTTCCGCCCCCACGTCGGCAAGGTGGCGATCTTCGTCCTCATCGCCGCGATGGAGGCGTTCGTCGTCGTCGCGACTCCGTTGCTGATGAAGGAGCTCATCGACGGCGGCATCCTGAAGAACGACTTCGGGGTCGTCATCCTGATGGCGGTCCTGACCGCCGGCCTCGCCGTGGCGGGCGCGCTGCTGTCGCTGTTGTCCGCCTACGTCTCCGCGAAGATCGGGGAGGGGGTCACCTACGACCTCCGGGTGCAGGCCCTCGATCACGTCCGGCGGCTGCCGATCGCGTTCTTCACCCGCACCCAGACCGGGGTGCTGGTCGGCAGGCTGCACACCGAGCTCATCATGGCGCAGCAGGCGTTCGGTCATCTGCTGATGGCGGCCACCAGCGTGGTCACCGTCCTGCTCGTGCTGGCCGAGCTGTTCTACCTGTCCTGGCTGGTCGCCGTGGTCACGCTGGTGCTGGTCCCGCTGTTCGTCATTCCCTGGATCTGGGTGGGGCGGATCATCCAGCGCCGCACCGGAACGCTGATGGAGACGAACGCCGGGCTCGGCGGGCTCCTCCACGAGCGGTTCAACGTCCAGGGCGCGATGCTCTCGAAGCTCTTCGGCCGCCCGGACGAGGAGATGGCCGACTACCGCAAGCGTGCCGGGAAGATCCGCAACATCGGCGTGAGCATCTCCATCTGGGCCCGGATGTCCTTCGCCATGATGGCGCTGATGGCGTCGATCGCCACGGCGGTCGTCTACGGGGTCGGCGGCGGGCTCGTGATCGAGGGGGCGTTCCAGCTCGGGACGCTCATCGCCATCGCCACCCTGCTGGGGCGGCTGTTCGGGCCGATCACCCAGCTGTCCGGGCTGCAGGAGACCGCGCAGACCGTGGTGGTGAGCTTCGCGCGGATCTTCGAGCTGCTCGATCTCAAGCCACTGATCCAGGAGCGCCCGGACGCGAAGGAACTCGAGAAGAGCAAGGCGCCGGGGATCGAGTTCGACGACGTGGTGTTCCGCTATCCCACCGCGGACGAGGTCTCGCTGGCTTCGCTGGAGCACCTGCGGACCAAGCGGGAGAACGGGGACAAGACGGCGGACGTCCTGCGCGGCATCAGCTTCGAGGCGCCCGCCGGGACCCTCACCGCGCTCGTCGGCCCGTCCGGCGCGGGGAAGAGCACCATCACGCATCTGGTCTCCCGGCTGTACGACCCGAACGCCGGCGCGGTCCGCTTCGACGGGCACGATCTGCGCGACCTGTCCTTCGACTCGATCCGCGGCACGGTCGGGGTGGTCAGCCAGGACGCCTACCTCTTCCACGACACGATCCGGGAGAACCTGCTCTACGCCCGTCCGACCGCCACCGAGGAAGAGCTGGTCGAAGCCTGCAAAGGGGCGCAGATCTGGGACCTGATCCAGTCGCTGCCCCGCGGGTTCGACACCGTCACCGGGGACCGCGGCTACCGCATGTCCGGTGGGGAGAAGCAGCGCCTGGCCATCGCCCGGTTGCTGCTGAAGGCGCCGACAGTCGTCGTGCTCGACGAGGCCACCGCACATCTGGACTCCGAGTCGGAGGCGGCCGTCCAGCGGGCGCTCAAGACCGCGCTGCGCGATCGGACGTCGCTGGTGATCGCGCACCGGTTGTCCACGATCCGCGAGGCCGACCAGATCCTCGTGATCGACGGCGGAACGGTCCGTGAACGCGGGACGCACGACGAGTTGCTGGCCAGGGGCGGGCTGTATTCGGAGCTCTACCACACGCAGTTCGCCAGGCCGGAGCACAACGCGCCCAAGCCGGAACCCGAGGAAGACGAGTTCGACGAAGAGCCGCTGGACACCGTGGTCTACGGAGGATGA